From Patescibacteria group bacterium, a single genomic window includes:
- a CDS encoding glycosyl transferase family 1 encodes MKILLVSSYLPYPLINGGHIRLYNLLKSLKNRHEITLICEKREYQTATDIEAVEDVCTKVITFPRKKQWSIANILKTGFSDDPFLIVGHKIAEMKMRIKQELQKEKYDLIHIETSYVFQNVPQTILPTVLIEHNIEYLVYKRFAQNAPIFLRPFLLIDVNKLKKKEEDYWRKATRVVAVSPSEKSLIEQTGVQADLVPNGVDLESFKFKNIDQFFQSERKQFLFIGDYKWMQNRDAVRWLIKEIWPNITKQVKEKISLRIVGRNIPPRIKTIGDPTIIIEEDSPRKTEEIFSESFALLAPLRIGGGSQYKILESMAVGTPVITTPLGLSGLKIKAGRDILVGENVKEIVTHAISLLHNKKLYSELALNGRRQIEREYDWNSIAQKLDSVYQNVKSK; translated from the coding sequence ATGAAGATTCTTCTTGTTTCGTCATACTTACCTTATCCATTAATCAATGGAGGACATATTAGGCTTTATAATCTATTGAAGTCTCTTAAAAATAGACATGAGATTACATTGATTTGTGAGAAACGAGAGTACCAAACAGCAACTGATATAGAAGCAGTTGAGGATGTATGTACCAAGGTAATTACATTTCCGCGTAAAAAACAATGGAGTATCGCCAATATTTTGAAAACTGGCTTTTCTGATGACCCTTTTTTGATTGTTGGTCATAAAATTGCTGAGATGAAAATGAGAATAAAACAAGAACTGCAAAAGGAGAAGTATGATCTTATTCATATTGAAACATCCTATGTATTTCAGAATGTACCTCAAACAATTCTCCCTACTGTCTTAATTGAGCATAATATTGAATATCTGGTGTATAAACGCTTTGCGCAGAATGCTCCTATTTTTCTCAGACCCTTTTTGCTGATTGATGTAAATAAGTTAAAAAAGAAAGAAGAAGATTATTGGAGAAAAGCAACGCGCGTGGTGGCTGTTTCCCCCTCTGAAAAATCTCTGATTGAGCAGACAGGAGTACAAGCAGATCTTGTCCCCAATGGAGTAGATTTGGAAAGTTTTAAATTTAAAAATATTGATCAATTTTTCCAATCAGAAAGAAAGCAGTTTTTGTTTATCGGAGACTACAAATGGATGCAGAATAGAGACGCAGTGAGATGGCTTATCAAAGAAATATGGCCAAATATTACAAAACAGGTTAAAGAGAAGATATCTCTTCGTATTGTAGGGAGAAATATCCCACCCAGAATAAAAACAATAGGAGATCCAACTATTATCATTGAAGAAGATTCTCCCCGTAAGACAGAAGAGATTTTTTCAGAGAGTTTTGCACTACTAGCCCCTCTTAGAATTGGAGGAGGAAGTCAATATAAAATACTTGAGTCTATGGCTGTTGGGACACCTGTAATTACTACGCCTTTAGGACTGTCAGGATTGAAGATTAAAGCAGGCAGAGATATTTTAGTTGGAGAAAATGTCAAAGAGATTGTTACTCATGCAATTTCTTTGTTACACAATAAGAAATTATATTCTGAACTTGCCTTAAATGGGAGGAGACAAATAGAAAGAGAATATGATTGGAATTCTATTGCCCAAAAATTGGATAGCGTATATCAGAATGTAAAAAGTAAGTAG
- the dmt gene encoding dolichol-phosphate mannosyltransferase, with translation MKRVESMISVVVPVFNEEESLNDFYKELIKYLPKLSENYEIIFIDDGSTDTSFAILKRLEKKDKHIRIFSLRRNIGKAEALSLGFYKARGDIIVTLDADLQDQPSEIQKLLNIHQTKGIDVVCGWRKNRKDKSKMKIISKLFNIVVRKLFDVNIHDYNCGLKLYTKEAAKSLRLYGGMHRFIPVLVYEMGFSVDEVPVRHEMRKFGKSKYGFSKIFKDMPDMFTMLFLVRYMNRPLHFFGIAGGVLAFIGVAILTYLSVLRFMGERIGTRPLLFLGILLVLVGIQIFFTGFLAELMINVAHRERMNYPIKYQTGDVDSKIK, from the coding sequence GTGAAAAGAGTTGAATCTATGATCAGTGTTGTTGTCCCTGTATTCAACGAAGAGGAGAGTCTGAATGATTTTTATAAAGAACTTATAAAATATTTGCCGAAACTCTCTGAAAATTACGAAATAATCTTTATTGATGATGGGTCAACAGATACCTCTTTTGCTATTCTTAAGCGTCTTGAGAAAAAAGACAAGCATATTCGTATTTTTTCCTTAAGACGCAATATTGGTAAAGCAGAAGCTCTATCTCTTGGTTTTTATAAAGCGCGGGGTGATATTATTGTGACTCTTGATGCGGATCTTCAAGATCAGCCATCTGAGATACAAAAGCTCTTAAATATTCATCAAACAAAAGGAATTGATGTGGTATGTGGTTGGAGAAAAAACCGCAAGGATAAATCAAAGATGAAGATTATAAGTAAATTATTTAATATTGTTGTTAGAAAATTGTTTGATGTTAATATTCATGATTACAATTGCGGTCTCAAACTCTACACTAAAGAGGCTGCCAAAAGTTTGAGGCTATACGGTGGCATGCATAGATTTATTCCTGTTCTTGTATATGAAATGGGTTTTTCTGTTGATGAAGTACCTGTAAGGCATGAAATGAGAAAATTTGGCAAATCCAAGTATGGATTTTCCAAGATCTTTAAAGACATGCCTGATATGTTCACCATGCTTTTTTTGGTTCGTTATATGAATCGTCCACTTCATTTTTTTGGCATTGCTGGAGGAGTATTGGCATTTATTGGAGTTGCAATCCTTACTTATCTTAGTGTTTTGCGTTTTATGGGTGAGAGGATTGGTACAAGACCGCTTTTATTTTTGGGGATACTTTTAGTACTTGTTGGAATACAAATATTTTTTACTGGTTTTCTTGCAGAGCTTATGATAAATGTTGCACATAGAGAAAGGATGAACTATCCAATCAAGTATCAAACTGGTGACGTAGACAGTAAAATCAAGTAG
- a CDS encoding glycosyl transferase yields the protein MKVALVYDRVNKWGGAERVLLALHELFPQAPLFTSVYNSATAPWAGVFDIKTSFLQKFPFAKKSHELYPLLMPIAFESFTFDEFDIVISVASEAAKGIITKPSTLHICYCLTPTRYLWSGYEDYFSNPLIRFLSLPAVAYLKTWDKIAATRPDVFIAISSEVQSRIKQYYQRDAQIIYPPVTLFDNYEIVDSKVGDYFLVVSRLVAYKRIDLAIKACNELKVPLKIIGIGKEEAYLRSIAGPTVDFLGSVTDEELASYYQNCRALLFPGREDFGIVMVEAMGFGKPVIAYKGGGALDIIQDRKTGVFFKEQTVKDLADAINAFYKISFDSHIIQKRAKLFSKQIFQHSFMEAVENNFAKMQK from the coding sequence ATGAAAGTTGCATTAGTTTATGATAGGGTTAATAAATGGGGAGGAGCTGAAAGAGTACTTCTAGCTCTTCATGAGTTATTTCCTCAAGCACCGCTTTTTACATCAGTATATAATTCTGCTACAGCACCTTGGGCTGGTGTGTTTGATATTAAGACTTCTTTTTTGCAGAAATTTCCTTTTGCCAAAAAAAGTCATGAATTGTATCCATTGCTTATGCCTATTGCATTTGAGTCTTTTACATTTGATGAGTTTGATATTGTCATATCAGTAGCCAGTGAAGCAGCCAAAGGAATTATTACGAAACCTTCCACTTTGCATATTTGTTATTGCTTGACACCAACACGTTATCTCTGGAGTGGGTATGAGGATTATTTTTCCAACCCATTAATTCGTTTTCTTTCTTTACCAGCAGTTGCGTATCTTAAAACATGGGATAAAATAGCAGCAACACGACCTGATGTTTTCATTGCTATATCTTCTGAGGTACAATCAAGAATAAAACAATACTATCAGAGAGATGCACAAATAATCTATCCTCCTGTTACGCTATTTGATAATTATGAGATAGTTGATAGTAAAGTAGGAGACTATTTTCTTGTTGTTTCACGACTTGTAGCTTATAAACGTATTGATTTGGCAATAAAAGCGTGTAATGAACTTAAAGTTCCATTAAAAATCATTGGGATTGGAAAGGAAGAAGCTTATTTACGTTCTATTGCAGGTCCTACTGTTGATTTTCTTGGAAGTGTAACAGATGAAGAATTAGCATCATACTATCAGAACTGCAGAGCTCTTCTTTTTCCTGGAAGAGAAGACTTTGGAATAGTAATGGTTGAGGCGATGGGATTTGGAAAACCGGTTATAGCCTATAAGGGTGGAGGAGCACTGGATATTATTCAAGATAGGAAAACGGGTGTTTTTTTCAAAGAACAAACAGTCAAAGATCTTGCTGATGCTATAAATGCATTTTATAAGATAAGCTTTGATTCTCATATTATTCAGAAGCGAGCTAAACTTTTTTCAAAACAGATTTTTCAGCATTCGTTTATGGAAGCAGTTGAAAATAATTTTGCTAAAATGCAAAAATAG
- a CDS encoding glycosyl transferase family 1 produces the protein MIIGIDGNEANVEKKVGISEYVYELLLQFNKMQGGNVRFEIYLKNSPRDDLPSVGKNWHYHVFGPRKLWTQFALPLRLYIARNRPDVFFSPGHYAPRFSPVPQVISIMDLAFFHFPEYFTRKDLAQLKSWTEYSVRKADAIITISHASKDDIIKKYTIPEEKIYVIYPGIKAEMTLQHSVSAMNELKAKYSLSEKYILFVGTLQPRKNISRLIEAFSILSKKRAFSDIELVIVGKKGWSYEDILQAPKKFAVEDRVKFLDFVPDEDLPLLYHHAQCFVLPSLYEGFGLPVLEAMKHDCPVITSNVSSLPEAGGDAAVYIDPLSVSDIAEKLEKVLSDKNLRNTMIERGRRQIQKFSWEKAATGDA, from the coding sequence ATGATAATTGGTATTGATGGCAATGAAGCCAATGTGGAAAAGAAAGTAGGTATCAGCGAGTATGTTTATGAATTGCTATTGCAATTTAATAAAATGCAGGGTGGTAATGTACGATTTGAAATTTATTTGAAAAACAGTCCAAGAGATGATCTTCCCTCTGTAGGAAAAAATTGGCATTATCATGTTTTTGGTCCACGTAAATTATGGACGCAATTCGCCTTACCTCTTAGACTCTATATAGCCAGAAATCGGCCTGATGTTTTTTTCTCTCCTGGACATTATGCACCACGATTTTCACCAGTACCTCAAGTAATATCTATCATGGATTTGGCATTTTTTCATTTTCCAGAATATTTCACTAGAAAAGATCTTGCTCAGCTTAAGAGTTGGACAGAGTATTCTGTTAGAAAAGCAGATGCAATTATTACCATTAGTCATGCTTCAAAAGATGATATAATCAAAAAATACACTATTCCTGAGGAGAAAATCTATGTTATTTATCCGGGTATTAAAGCGGAAATGACCCTGCAACATTCTGTCTCTGCTATGAATGAACTAAAAGCAAAATATTCACTTTCTGAGAAATATATTCTTTTTGTGGGAACTCTTCAGCCTCGCAAAAATATCTCACGTTTGATTGAGGCATTCTCAATTTTATCCAAAAAAAGAGCTTTCTCAGATATAGAGCTTGTCATTGTCGGCAAAAAAGGATGGAGTTATGAGGATATATTGCAAGCTCCTAAGAAATTTGCTGTTGAGGATCGTGTTAAATTTCTTGATTTTGTACCTGATGAGGATCTGCCACTTTTGTACCACCACGCTCAGTGTTTTGTGCTACCCAGCCTGTATGAGGGGTTTGGTCTTCCAGTTCTTGAGGCCATGAAGCATGACTGTCCTGTAATTACAAGTAACGTCAGTAGTCTTCCTGAAGCAGGAGGAGATGCGGCAGTTTATATTGATCCCTTATCAGTTAGTGATATTGCAGAAAAACTAGAAAAGGTTTTGTCAGATAAAAATCTTCGTAATACAATGATAGAGAGAGGCCGAAGACAGATTCAAAAATTTAGTTGGGAGAAGGCAGCTACAGGAGACGCTTAA
- a CDS encoding glycosyl transferase family 1: MKIGIDGRFWNATGVGRYTRNLVRELQELDKNNEYTLFVNQGDIPQVYNQLNNSRFHIRVVDIKWHTFSEQLQYPRVLLREQIDLMHFPYFSLPLFYPRPFVVTIHDLILHHYATGKTSTLPLPLYYGKLLGYRFLVQQSAKRAKKIITVSESTKQEIIDHLHIPEQKIVVTYEGIDNSLRESTRRNIYGKYFLHVGNVYPHKNISFLIEAFTQTNLHDVILLFVGKRDYFMEKLEKDIQEKRLSNKVLFLGEVDDAQLATLYKHALATVVPSLMEGFGLPVVEALANKCLVIASDIPSLREVGQNAVLYFNPFNKRELSDILYNVAQNSSKFKDKKQEGIKLVSRYSWTRMAEKTLAVYESCISL; encoded by the coding sequence ATGAAAATTGGAATTGATGGCAGATTCTGGAATGCAACTGGTGTTGGCAGATACACGAGAAATCTCGTACGTGAACTGCAGGAGTTGGATAAGAATAATGAGTACACACTTTTTGTTAATCAGGGAGACATTCCGCAGGTTTACAACCAATTAAATAACAGTAGATTTCATATAAGAGTTGTTGATATCAAATGGCATACATTTTCTGAACAATTACAGTATCCGCGAGTTCTTCTTAGAGAACAGATTGATCTTATGCATTTTCCTTATTTTTCTCTACCTCTTTTTTATCCGCGTCCTTTTGTTGTTACGATACATGATCTTATTTTGCATCACTATGCTACAGGAAAAACATCAACTCTGCCCCTTCCACTCTACTATGGAAAATTATTAGGATATAGATTTCTTGTGCAACAGTCAGCAAAAAGAGCAAAGAAAATTATTACGGTTTCAGAATCAACAAAGCAGGAAATTATTGATCATCTGCACATTCCTGAACAAAAAATAGTTGTAACTTACGAGGGTATAGACAATAGCCTTAGAGAATCAACAAGGAGAAATATCTATGGTAAATACTTTCTCCATGTTGGTAATGTTTACCCCCATAAAAATATATCGTTTTTGATAGAGGCATTTACCCAAACAAATTTGCATGATGTTATTTTGTTATTTGTTGGCAAAAGAGATTATTTTATGGAAAAGCTTGAGAAGGATATACAAGAAAAAAGATTAAGTAATAAGGTGCTTTTTCTGGGAGAAGTTGATGATGCACAGCTCGCAACTCTTTATAAACATGCCCTTGCTACTGTAGTTCCCTCTCTTATGGAGGGATTTGGACTTCCTGTAGTTGAAGCACTGGCAAATAAGTGTCTTGTTATTGCGTCTGATATTCCTTCTCTTCGGGAAGTTGGACAAAATGCAGTTCTATATTTCAATCCATTTAACAAAAGGGAATTATCAGATATACTTTACAATGTTGCTCAGAATTCATCAAAATTCAAAGATAAAAAACAAGAAGGTATTAAATTAGTCAGTCGTTACTCTTGGACAAGAATGGCAGAAAAGACATTGGCAGTATATGAAAGTTGCATTAGTTTATGA
- the manC gene encoding mannose-1-phosphate guanylyltransferase — protein MKFVIFAGGVGSRLWPLSRKNTPKQFGQIIGDKSTLQQTVERLLPDFKPEDIYIASGKQYKQVISAQLSQIPSSNFVFEPTMRDVGPAIGLNAFLLAKHFPNEPVAILWSDHLVKNEVLFRHVLKLAEQSIKKYNAKFVYIAQKPRFANQNLGWIEVGDKIKEENGAEIFRFIRLRYRPTIKEAEEFFKDNRFMWNLGYFVTTPGFLVSLFKEYAPDMYEKLKTIQNAYATAEFDSVLNEIYPTLEKISFDDAILVKMNPANIYVIGTDLGWSDIGAWDALKEALARSTEENITKGNVLLEDTQDTLAFNYTEQLCVGIDLKEMLVINTDDVLLVCPKTSVPKIKKLVENLKGTSHEHLI, from the coding sequence ATGAAGTTTGTAATTTTTGCAGGTGGTGTAGGATCCAGGCTTTGGCCGTTATCAAGAAAAAATACCCCTAAACAGTTTGGTCAGATAATTGGCGATAAATCTACTCTTCAGCAAACAGTTGAGAGACTTTTGCCCGATTTTAAACCAGAGGATATTTATATCGCTTCAGGAAAACAATACAAGCAAGTTATCTCAGCACAGCTATCTCAGATTCCATCCAGTAATTTTGTTTTTGAGCCTACTATGAGAGATGTGGGGCCAGCGATTGGACTGAATGCATTTCTGTTAGCAAAACATTTTCCTAATGAGCCTGTAGCTATTCTTTGGAGCGATCATCTTGTTAAAAATGAAGTGCTTTTTAGGCACGTTTTAAAACTTGCTGAACAAAGTATCAAAAAGTATAATGCAAAATTTGTCTATATTGCTCAAAAACCGAGATTTGCTAATCAAAATCTAGGTTGGATAGAAGTTGGAGATAAAATAAAGGAAGAGAATGGAGCTGAAATTTTTAGATTTATCAGACTTCGTTATCGTCCCACGATTAAGGAGGCAGAAGAGTTTTTCAAAGACAATCGATTTATGTGGAATTTGGGATATTTTGTGACTACTCCAGGATTTTTGGTATCACTTTTTAAAGAGTATGCGCCTGATATGTATGAGAAGTTGAAAACAATCCAAAATGCATATGCAACAGCAGAATTTGATAGCGTATTAAATGAGATATATCCTACTCTGGAGAAAATTAGCTTTGATGATGCAATTCTTGTAAAAATGAACCCAGCAAATATCTATGTGATAGGAACTGATCTTGGATGGAGTGATATAGGCGCTTGGGATGCTCTAAAAGAAGCTCTTGCAAGATCAACTGAAGAGAATATTACCAAAGGAAATGTTCTTCTTGAAGATACGCAGGATACTTTGGCGTTTAACTATACGGAGCAATTATGTGTCGGTATAGATTTGAAAGAAATGCTCGTAATTAATACAGACGATGTTCTTCTTGTTTGTCCAAAGACATCAGTTCCTAAGATCAAAAAGCTTGTAGAAAATCTTAAAGGTACCTCTCATGAACATCTGATATAG